In the Streptomyces sp. NBC_00525 genome, one interval contains:
- a CDS encoding HAD family hydrolase, translating into MPIKGVLFDFSGTLFRIESVRSWLAATLAERGVTVDEAAFKRYAAELEAYGALPGGANPQRMPGDLAEGWEHRDESAELHRAVYTGLARQVALPDPGLYDALYDRHLTPDAWRPYPDAAEVLAGLRGAGARIGIVSNIGWDLRPVFRAHGLDRYVDAYVLSFEHGVQKPDVRLFRTACALLGQEPADVVMVGDNRDADGGAAALGCEVRFVRHLPVAERPHGLRELGLAEKVA; encoded by the coding sequence ATGCCGATCAAGGGTGTCCTCTTCGACTTCTCCGGGACGCTGTTCCGGATCGAATCCGTCCGTTCCTGGCTCGCCGCGACGCTCGCCGAGCGGGGGGTGACCGTGGACGAGGCCGCGTTCAAGCGGTACGCGGCGGAGCTGGAGGCCTACGGCGCGCTGCCGGGCGGGGCCAATCCGCAGCGGATGCCCGGTGACCTGGCGGAGGGCTGGGAGCACCGCGACGAGAGCGCGGAGCTGCACCGCGCGGTGTACACGGGTCTGGCCCGCCAGGTCGCGCTGCCCGACCCGGGTCTGTACGACGCGCTGTACGACCGCCATCTGACCCCGGACGCCTGGCGCCCCTACCCGGACGCCGCGGAGGTGCTCGCGGGGCTGCGCGGGGCCGGGGCGCGGATCGGGATCGTCAGCAACATCGGCTGGGACCTGCGGCCCGTCTTCCGGGCGCACGGGCTGGACCGGTACGTGGACGCGTATGTGCTGTCCTTCGAGCACGGTGTGCAGAAGCCGGACGTCCGCCTCTTCCGTACGGCGTGCGCGCTGCTGGGGCAGGAACCGGCGGACGTGGTGATGGTGGGCGACAACCGGGATGCGGACGGCGGGGCTGCCGCGCTGGGCTGCGAGGTGCGTTTCGTACGCCATCTGCCCGTGGCGGAACGGCCCCACGGACTGCGGGAGCTCGGACTTGCCGAGAAGGTTGCTTGA
- a CDS encoding ArsR/SmtB family transcription factor: protein MTPASTTEPAAGARTLPHPARDDIRIETVLHALSDPVRLSVVRELAAAEDELTCSCFDLPVTKSTTTHHFRVLRESGIVRQTYRGTAKMNGLRRDDLDALFPGLLDRVLEAAARQAARLGER from the coding sequence GTGACCCCTGCCAGCACCACCGAACCGGCAGCGGGCGCGCGCACCCTGCCCCACCCGGCCCGCGACGACATCAGGATCGAAACCGTCCTGCACGCTCTCTCGGACCCGGTCCGGCTGAGCGTCGTGCGCGAACTGGCCGCCGCCGAGGACGAGCTGACCTGTTCCTGTTTCGACCTTCCGGTCACCAAGTCCACCACCACGCACCACTTCCGGGTGCTGCGCGAGAGCGGCATCGTCCGGCAGACCTACCGGGGCACCGCCAAGATGAACGGGCTGCGCCGGGACGACCTCGACGCGCTCTTCCCCGGACTGCTCGACCGCGTCCTGGAAGCGGCGGCCCGCCAGGCCGCCCGCCTCGGCGAACGCTGA
- a CDS encoding YdeI/OmpD-associated family protein has translation MTSTAGIRENAETFTSAAHLENWLAEHHADSAGVWMRIAKRNSGVASVTVDEYTDALLCYGWITGQRKSCDEVYYLQRITPRRPRSVWSLVNVEKAEALIEDGRMRAPGLAEIEAARADGRWEAAYPSQSRATVPADLAEALAADEVAGRFYAGLGRSDRYLVLLRLMTAPSPEVRAARLDRAVAAMAQGRKAA, from the coding sequence ATGACGAGCACGGCCGGTATCCGGGAGAACGCCGAGACCTTCACGAGCGCCGCACACCTGGAGAACTGGCTGGCGGAGCACCACGCCGACAGCGCGGGGGTCTGGATGCGGATCGCCAAGCGGAACTCGGGCGTGGCGTCGGTGACCGTCGACGAGTACACCGACGCGCTGCTCTGCTACGGCTGGATCACCGGGCAGCGCAAGTCCTGCGACGAGGTGTACTACCTCCAGCGGATCACGCCCCGCCGGCCGCGCAGCGTCTGGTCGCTGGTCAATGTGGAGAAGGCCGAGGCGCTCATCGAGGACGGCCGGATGCGTGCCCCCGGCCTCGCCGAGATCGAGGCGGCCCGTGCGGACGGGCGGTGGGAGGCCGCGTATCCCTCGCAGAGCCGGGCCACCGTGCCCGCCGACCTCGCCGAGGCACTGGCGGCGGACGAGGTGGCGGGCCGCTTCTACGCGGGGCTCGGCAGGTCCGACCGTTATCTGGTGCTCCTGCGGCTGATGACGGCCCCGTCGCCGGAGGTCAGGGCGGCGCGCCTGGACCGGGCGGTGGCGGCCATGGCGCAGGGCCGCAAGGCCGCCTGA
- a CDS encoding NADH:flavin oxidoreductase/NADH oxidase: MSALFEPLTIRSLVVPNKVWMAPMCQYSAAPEGPEAGVPNDWHFTHLAARATGGTGLILTEATAVSPEGRISPADLGIWNDTQVRAFRRITDFVKAQGSVVGIQLAHAGRKASTAAPWTGGGPVGPEAHGWTPVAPSPIPFDDGHPVPHELTREEIAGVVDDFREAARRALDAGFQVAEVHGAHGYLIGQFLSPYTNRRTDEYGGGFDNRVRLALQIVDAVREVWPEDLPVFFRVSATDWLTENPEDEREGWTADETVRLAALLRDHGVDLLDVSTGGNAPRARIETGPGYQVPFAERVKRETSLPVAAVGLITDPQHAEKILTEGRADAVLLGRELLRSPSWARDAARALNGTVHAPVQYGYAI; this comes from the coding sequence GTGAGTGCCCTCTTCGAGCCCCTCACCATCAGGTCGCTTGTCGTGCCCAACAAGGTGTGGATGGCGCCGATGTGCCAGTACAGCGCCGCGCCGGAGGGTCCGGAGGCGGGCGTGCCCAACGACTGGCACTTCACGCACCTGGCGGCCCGCGCCACCGGCGGCACCGGCCTGATCCTCACCGAGGCGACTGCCGTCAGCCCGGAGGGCCGGATCAGCCCGGCCGACCTGGGCATCTGGAACGACACCCAGGTCCGCGCGTTCCGCCGGATCACCGACTTCGTCAAGGCGCAGGGCTCGGTCGTCGGTATCCAACTCGCCCATGCCGGCCGCAAGGCGTCCACCGCGGCGCCCTGGACCGGCGGCGGCCCGGTCGGCCCCGAGGCGCACGGCTGGACCCCGGTCGCCCCCAGCCCGATCCCCTTCGACGACGGCCACCCGGTCCCGCACGAGCTGACCCGCGAGGAGATCGCCGGCGTCGTGGACGACTTCCGCGAGGCCGCCCGCCGCGCGCTCGACGCGGGCTTCCAGGTCGCCGAGGTGCACGGCGCCCACGGCTACCTCATCGGCCAGTTCCTCTCCCCGTACACCAACCGCCGCACCGACGAGTACGGCGGCGGCTTCGACAACCGCGTCCGCCTCGCCCTCCAGATCGTGGACGCGGTGCGCGAGGTGTGGCCCGAGGACCTGCCGGTCTTCTTCCGCGTCTCCGCGACGGACTGGCTCACCGAGAACCCCGAGGACGAGCGCGAGGGCTGGACCGCCGACGAGACCGTACGGCTCGCCGCGCTGCTGCGCGACCACGGAGTCGACCTGCTCGACGTATCCACGGGCGGCAACGCGCCCCGCGCCCGCATCGAGACCGGCCCCGGCTACCAGGTGCCGTTCGCCGAGCGCGTGAAGCGGGAGACCTCGCTGCCGGTGGCGGCGGTCGGCCTCATCACCGACCCGCAGCACGCCGAGAAGATCCTCACCGAGGGCCGCGCCGACGCCGTGCTCCTCGGGCGCGAACTGCTGCGCAGCCCCTCCTGGGCCCGCGACGCGGCCCGCGCCCTCAACGGCACGGTGCACGCCCCCGTCCAGTACGGCTACGCCATCTGA
- a CDS encoding DUF1876 domain-containing protein has product MTRTAVGWHIELEFEEDTHRTRAAALVRLSDGQEVRAHGYASRHPSDAEQPRVGEEIAGARALNELAMKLLTKAHDEIDDAAGRSSYPLKPR; this is encoded by the coding sequence ATGACCCGGACCGCAGTCGGCTGGCACATCGAGCTGGAATTCGAGGAGGACACCCATCGGACCCGCGCGGCCGCCCTGGTGCGGCTCTCCGACGGACAGGAGGTGCGCGCGCACGGCTATGCCAGCCGCCACCCCTCGGACGCCGAGCAGCCGCGCGTGGGGGAGGAGATCGCCGGAGCCCGCGCGCTCAACGAACTGGCGATGAAGCTGCTGACCAAGGCACACGACGAGATCGACGACGCGGCCGGCCGCAGCTCGTACCCGCTCAAACCGCGCTGA